A stretch of DNA from Gemmatimonadota bacterium:
ATCCGGATCCAATAGATGACCGGTTGCCCACGCGACATCGCCTGCAAAGAAGCGCAGCATGTCGAAAAAGTGGGTTCCGTTGTTGGCGAGCCCGGCGCTGTACTGGAGCGTCATCGCCTGAAGGGAGCCGATTACCTCCTGATCGATTAGCTCCTTAATTTGGCGAAATTGCCAATCCCATCGGCGCGTGTGGTTAATGCTCAGCTTTACGTTGTTTCTCCGGCAAGCATCAATCATTTCGTCTGCCTCTCGCAACGTCGTTGCCATTGCTTTCTCACAGAATATGGCTTTCACACCTGACTGAGCCGCGGCAACAACGATATCCCGATGCGGAATGGGATAGGTGCAAACACTCACGATATCCAGTTTCTCAGTATCCAGCATTTCCCGCCAATCTGTGTACAGACCCGGAACATCCCATTTGCCTCCAAAACTCTGTCGGCGTTTATCGTCCCGATCTGCTGCTGCGACAATACGGGTTCGATCACAGTGATTGTAACAACCCGCATGGGTGTTCGGCGTTCCGCGATGTGTTTCCTGCTCCAGTAGGCTTGAAATCCTGCCACAGCCGATAACACCAACGTTATAAATTTGCATAGAAAAGCTCCGGGGAAAATCGTGGGAAGAACTCGTTTTCAAGATCTCAGATCACAATCCAAACAAAGATTTCTACCTTCATCATTGTACCTTCTCGCCTGCTTTCCCGCGGTCTTCCTGCCGCTCCAGCGGCAGTTCTTGCATAAATTTCCACTGACGGTCCCCCAGCTTTTGAAGCTGCGATTCGTCGAGTTCCATCCCTAAACCCGGACCTTTAGGCACGAGAAGGTAGCCATTTTCGTACTGGACCCGGTGTTTGACAACGTCGTCAATGTAGAGTTGCGCGCCAGCCGCATCGCCAGGGTAATCGAGGTTGGGTACCGATGCGCCCAGATG
This window harbors:
- a CDS encoding Gfo/Idh/MocA family oxidoreductase, producing MQIYNVGVIGCGRISSLLEQETHRGTPNTHAGCYNHCDRTRIVAAADRDDKRRQSFGGKWDVPGLYTDWREMLDTEKLDIVSVCTYPIPHRDIVVAAAQSGVKAIFCEKAMATTLREADEMIDACRRNNVKLSINHTRRWDWQFRQIKELIDQEVIGSLQAMTLQYSAGLANNGTHFFDMLRFFAGDVAWATGHLLDPDALDPRGAGYFHFQNGVQCIVNGSTGGSAQHLFELLGSRGRITVANTRPRQFKLFVKNKEEKFPEIPEEHKLNTTDRGRCVIPLSVEEIAESLDRDRDTISTGEDGRAALEMVLSLHESERLGNARVDFPMTNLDLQVLVRNEGFISDAVPQ